AAAAACTTTAGAGGTTATTTACCATTGTCTTAATACTTTTTCACAAAGTAAATCTGACAAAGATTTAAGTGGAATAAAATTCTCACAATACGATATAAATGCTTTAAATAAAGCAAAAAAAATTTTACTTGAAAATATGCATAAACCCCCTAGTATAGAAGAGCTTTCAAAAATTGTAAAACTAAATGATTTTAAATTACAATTTGGATTTAAAATTTTTTTTAATCTCACTCCTTATTCTTTTTTATTAGAAGAAAGAATGCAAAAAGCAAAAATACTTTTAAAGGAAAGTGAATATAATATAAATGAAATAGCTTTATTAGTAGGTTATTCTTATGCACAAAATTTTTCAAATGCTTTTTTAAAAAGATTTGGTATAAGACCTAAAGAAATTATGAAAACTAGAAAGTATTATTATTATTAAGTTAAAGTAGGCTAGACGAACTTATTTTTTTAAGGTATATTTAAATTCTTTTTCTACAGTTTGTGCTTTCGATGATTATTTATATTTTTATGCCTTTAATTTTTTCAATAGTCTTGAAAATCTTCGAGTTATAGGCTTTTAAAATAACTACATAAAAGATTGAAACTTTATTTAAAATAATTTCCTATAACAGCTAAGAATTAACTTCTTAACTGTTTTAAAATAGATTTTGCTTTTCTTTTGTGATAAGGGTTATTTACTATTTGTTTTAAGGTTTTAATACTTTGTGATTTATTATCTAGTTCATAGTAGCACAAAGCTTTAAGTATCTGTTTTTCTCCATCAAGTTTACTATTTCTTTTTGTTCTCATATTTTTGATTATTTTTATACTTTTAGAGTATTCTTGTTGAGTATAATAAATATTTGCAAGAATCATTTTAAATCTATTTTTCTTTGCAAACTTAGATTCTTCAAGTTTTTGTATTGCTAAATCAATTTGTTTTGAGTTTAGATAACTTGAAACAATAATTTCGAAGATTTTTTGATCTTCTTTTATCATTTTTTCATCAACTGCTTTAGTTAAAAGTTCACCAGCTTTTTTATAAACTTCATTTTGTAGAAGAATATTTATAAAGTATAAAATATTATCTTTTTTTGTAAGAATATTGTTTTTATATGCTAACTCTAAAGTTGAAAGAGATTTTTTTAATTGATTCTCTTGTTGATAAAGTGAGGCTAGTTGTACCCAGTATTCTTCTTTTGTATTAAATATTTTCACCATCTTTTTCATAATACTAATTGCATTTTTATAATCTTTTAATTCTACATACGAAGAGTAGATTACTTTATACCAAGACTCTTTTATATCTTTTTTTAAA
The window above is part of the Malaciobacter marinus genome. Proteins encoded here:
- a CDS encoding tetratricopeptide repeat protein, translated to MIKKLLIVVVLCLSSGLYAKSSMSKSTYNSLMKAQEFMQKEDFKKAKVMLEKLLKEDKNSYEKSYILQTLANVYINDGEYKKVAKAYEKIIKLKAFEEKSIQSIKFSLSKVYLSNEQYKKSLALSKELLKSKVINKEDIYENLILAYYYEKDYKNSVKYSKKYFSLKKDIKESWYKVIYSSYVELKDYKNAISIMKKMVKIFNTKEEYWVQLASLYQQENQLKKSLSTLELAYKNNILTKKDNILYFINILLQNEVYKKAGELLTKAVDEKMIKEDQKIFEIIVSSYLNSKQIDLAIQKLEESKFAKKNRFKMILANIYYTQQEYSKSIKIIKNMRTKRNSKLDGEKQILKALCYYELDNKSQSIKTLKQIVNNPYHKRKAKSILKQLRS